In the genome of Deltaproteobacteria bacterium, the window CGCTGATGATCAAAGCCCATTTGAGCCGTTGGGTTTCGGAGTGTCGTGCCATAGTCGTTAGCGTCTCGACTAAGTTACTCTGAGTAAGAAAGCCGCTCAAGAGGCGCGCGACAATTGACAACAGTTCGGAATCTCTCGCGCCAAGAACGCCAAGGTCGCGAAGAACAGAAAGACATAATTCCGAACTTGGCGCCTTGGCGCCTTTGCGGGAGGAACGTCCGAATCCGAACAGCTCTGACCTACGAAACCCACTCAAGCAGCGCTAATTCTTCGCCTCAGGCTTGAGCAGGAGAAAATACAATCGCCCCGGCCGATTCATATAACCTGCCAAGGCGCCGGCTTGATCGCCGCTGCCGAAATAAATATCGGCGCGCTGCAAGCCGCGGATCGCCCCGCCGGTGTCTTGATTGAGCGCCCAGCGCGTTACCGGCCGCCAGCCCGCTAGTTCGCCGGCAGGGCCGATGATGGGAATCGAAGTCTGCATCAGCGCCAACGCGCCCTTGGGAAATAGCCGGGAGTCGAGCGCGATACTGCGCGCCGCCGTCAACGTAACTTCGAGACTGCCGAGAGGTCCATTGTCGACGGCGCGAAAAAACACATAGCTTTCATTGTAAGCGAAAATGTTATCGCGCTCATCTGGGTGGTCGGCCAAATAACGGCGCAGCCGCTGCATCGACATTTCTTCTTTAGGAATTTTACCGTCGTCGATGAGCAGCCGGCCGATGCTGCGATAGGGCCGGCCGTTTTGCCCGGCGTAGCCGACGCTCAATCGGCCGCCGTCGGGCAGACTGATAATTCCCGAGCCTTGAATATGGAGAAAAAAAACCTCGACGGGATCTTTGGCCCAAGCGATTTCCAAACCGCGCCCTTTGAGCGCGCCGCTTTCGTCGATCTCTCGGCGCGAATAGAATGATGCCGGCGCAGCGCCGTTACCGTTTTGCCCCGCCGCGAGTTCAGCGGGCATGCCATAAATTGGATTGCGATATTCGTCGCTCGGCGTCAGACTGCCGGCAATCACCGGCTGATAGTAACCCGTGAACAAGACATCGCGGGAATCGGCGCTGGCGCTCGACGCCACTAGCTCGAAGCGCGCGTCAAGCTCAAGGGCGATACAAGCAGGACAATTGCCAGAGCCCAACAGCCGCTCGAAGGCCGTCAGGGAGTCGGCAATTTCCGCCGCGGTGAATCGGCGCGGCTGCTCGCCAACCACGCGGTCCGGCGGCAGCTTGCGGAAATAAGCCAAGCTCTGGCCGATCGCCGCGCGCAACGATGCGACATCGAGGTCGTCGGTGACGAAACTCGATGGCGCCGGCGGCTTGGCGGTAAACAACGGCGCACAGCTAGAAAGAAAAAATAGAATAAAGAGCAAACGGCAATTTGCCCGAGACTTGAACGCGAGAAACATTTGGGTGAGAGTTAGCAACTGTGAATCATCGCGAGATCAGAGCCGAAGTCGCGCGCGTGATGGAATCCTTACCGCGCCAGTTTCGCGCCCAACTGCAAAATCTTGAAATCGTCGTTGAAGAATGGCCGTCCGATCAATTGTTACGCTCCGAAGGTCTCGACCCAGACCAAGACACGCTCTACGGCCTCTATGAAGGTGTGCCGCTACCCGAACGCTCGCTGCTCGACCCGCCCATGCTCCCGGATAAGATCACCATATTCGCCGGCCCGTTGTTGGAAGACTTCCCCGACGCCGAGGATCTGCGCGAAGAAATCCGCCTCACGGTGATCCACGAAATCGCCCACTACTTCGGCATGGACGACGACGAGATCGAGGATTTGGGATACTAATCCTAGTTTTTAGTTCTTAGTTTTGACTCTTGAGTCCCAAACTAAACACTAAAAACTCAACACTCAAAACTGCCTAGTCTCTGATATCCTGCAAAAACCACTCGGTCGGCAACACGCGTCCCACTTTAGCCGCCTTGGCCAGCTCGACCACTTTGCCGGCACAGGCGGCGAATTGGAGTCCCTGGGTGCCGGCATTGATAAAGAACGTCACCTGCTTGTCATTAACGCGTCCGGGAACTTTTCCTGAGCGCACATCCATGAAGTACTTGAAGTAGTCGCCTTTGTAATTATCCACCGTGGGATTGGGAATGCGCGCGCGCTCTTCGGGTTGACCGGCGATGTAGCCAACGTTGCCGTGCAAGCGCACCATGCCCTCGTCCATCGCTTCAATGGTGTTTTTGCCGAGCTTCACCGAGAGATCGCATTGCTTAATCACTTTGGGGCCGACCTCGCAGGCGCGCACGCAGGTGATATGCGCGCCCGGCTTCAACCATTCCGGGTTGTCGAAAACAATTTGCGTGGCATCGGTGCAGGTCGCGACGATGTCCGACTCGCGCACGACTTTTTCCGGGGCATCGACGGCGACCACTTCAATGTCGAGCTTGCCGGTCATTTCTTGAGCGAAGCGCTCGCGGTTGGCTTTGGTCGGGCTGTAGACTTTAACTTTTTTCAATTTGCGCACTTCGTAAAACGCTTCCAAATAGCTCCGCGCCATGCCGCCGGAACCGAAGATGCCGACATCGCAGGCGTCCTCGCGCGATAAATATTTAACACCCAAACCAGCGCAGCCGCCGACGCGCATATGCTGGAGCAAGCCGTCGTTGATCATCGCCAGCGGCTCGCCGTTGCGCACGCTGAAGACCATCACCAAGCCGCACCAAGTGCCTGGCTCCACACAATACTTTTCTTCAGTCTCGCCATTGGGCCAGTAAACTACATCGGATTTCATGCGGATCGCGAACACGCCGATCTTGCGGCTCGCCCCTTCCATGGTGCCCCAGCGGTAGTAGCCATCGGGCCGCTCGCAGGGCATCCACAGATCTAAACGCGGCCGATACACCGCGTCGCCAATCATCAGATCGTCGTAACCGTCTTCCAACGCGGCGAGACAATCTTTCATCGAGAAAAGTTTTTCGACTTCTTGGTTGTTGATCAGTAACATGGAGCCCTCCTACCCACGGCTTACAATAATTATATGCTTTTGCAAAGCCAAGGCCGCCGCAATTGATTTGACATTATTCCCCGGTTGTTAGAATGATAGGCGCAATTTCGCACAGGGAGGGAGCAGACTTTGAAAATTTTGCGATTCAACGACGACCGCATCGGCGTCATCAAAGACGGCAACATGGTGGTGGACGTGAGCGACACCATTAGCGCGCGCAAGGCCAAGGGACCGCAGCGCGTGATGGAAGAAATCATCGAGGGCTGGCGCAAATACAAAAAGCGCTTCGACAAAATCTTGGCCGAGCAGAGCGGCGTGCCGCTCGACACGGTCCAATTAAAAAGCCCCTTCGCCCGTCCCGGCAAATTTCTCGCTGCGTTCAGCAACTACATCGACCGGCCGGAACGCACCGCGGACAATTTTCCCAACGAGTATTTTTATAAATCTCCCGACCTGGTCGGCCCCGGCGAGTCCGTCAATCTCCGTGACATTCCAGCATGCGTGGTTTACCAGCCCGAAGCGGAGTTCGCCTTTATCATGGGCAAGACCGCCGAGAACGTGCCGGAGAACAAAGCTTTGGATTACGTCTTCGGTTACGTGCCGATCTTCGACATCTCGACCCGCGGCTTACTCCGGCGCACTCAATTCGTCGGCAAAGGCCAAGGCTCGCACGGCTGCTGCGGCCCGTGGATCATCACCAAGGATGAAATCCCCGATCCCCATAACGTGGTAGTGAAATCTTGGACCAACGGCGAACCGCGGCAGAACTACAACACCAAAGCGATGGCGCACAAGTTGCCCAATCAAATCGCCTGGCTAAGCAAATTTCTCACCCTCAGCCCAGGCGACATCGTCGCCACCGGAACTTTTCACGAAGGTCTCATGCCGGTGAATCCCGGCGACGTGATCGAAATCGAATTTGAAAACATGGGCCGCGCCAAGTTCAACGTCAAAGGTAACACGCCGCGCAAAGACGTACCGTGGCTGCCCGGCAAGAACCAGCCGACACCGCCTCCCGGCGGCGGCATGCACGTGGTCTAGAAGAATGGAGTGTTGGAGTATTGGAATAATGGAGTGTTGGGTTCTCCGAAAACCCATTACTCCAACACTCCACTACTCCATCACTCCAGTTCCCTTCCTCGCATCATCCCCCGCTGCCACGGCAGCAATAAGCGAATTAACCAATTGAACAGCTGATTGAGCGCGTAACCGAGCAGCGCCAGCGCCAACATGCCGGCGTACATTTGCGCCACTCGGAAGCGGCGCTGGGCGTCGAGCACGAAATAGCCGATGCCGTCGGTGCTGCCAACCATCTCCGAGATCACCACCAGAATCAGCATGATCGGCAAGCTGACGCGCAGACCGGTTATGATCTGCGGCGAACAGGCCGGCAATATCACTTGCCAGATAATTTTTCGCCGAGAAAGTCCAAACGTCCGCGCGGTATTGAGCAAAACTCCATCGAGATGGCGCACGCCGTCAAGCGTGTTGAGCAGAATCGGCCAGGCGCAGGAGAAAAAGATCACGAAGATTTTCATCTCGTCGCCCAAGCCGAAAAACAGCAGCGCGACGGGGATCATCACCGGCGGCGGCACCGGGCGGAGCATCTCGACGATCACGGCGAATAAACGATAGACCGTCGGCGCCAAACCCATGAAAATTCCCAAGGGAATAAACACCGCGGCGGCGAGGAAATAACCGGCGGCGGCGCGCTTCATGCTGACGAGAATTTGTTGCGGAATTTGTCCTGAGAGAGTCAATTCGGAAAAAATTCCGAGAATCTTACCGAGCGGCGGCACGATCAGCGGATTGAGCCATTCCAACTGCGCGGCCCCTTCCCAAAGCGCAAACAGGCCCAAGAGAAATAACCAGCCATGCCATTTTGCCGAACGCATTCTAAGTCGACTCCCGCGTGCGCATGCCGTGGCGCCAGCGCAGCGCCCGCGCTTCCCCGAGCAGGAACAGCCGATTGAGCAGATAACCGAGCAGCGCGACCAACACGATGCCGCCATACATGTTGGCGCTGTTCATCGCCCGCTCTTCATCGAGTATGAAAAAACCCAAGCCCTTGCTGCCGGCGATCATCTCCGCGGTGGTGACCAAAATCAGCGCGATCGATAAGCCGATGCGCAAACCGGTGACGATGTAGGGCGCCGCGCCAGGCAAAATAATTTGCCGCAGAATTTGCCGGCGCTTGAGGCCGAAAGTTCGGCCGGTGTCGATCAACGTCGGCTCGACCCGGCGCACGCCGTCGATGGTGTTGATCAAGATCGGCCACAGCGTGGCGTAAACCGTCACCGCGACAATCATCGCATCGCCGATACCG includes:
- a CDS encoding transglycosylase, translated to MLTLTQMFLAFKSRANCRLLFILFFLSSCAPLFTAKPPAPSSFVTDDLDVASLRAAIGQSLAYFRKLPPDRVVGEQPRRFTAAEIADSLTAFERLLGSGNCPACIALELDARFELVASSASADSRDVLFTGYYQPVIAGSLTPSDEYRNPIYGMPAELAAGQNGNGAAPASFYSRREIDESGALKGRGLEIAWAKDPVEVFFLHIQGSGIISLPDGGRLSVGYAGQNGRPYRSIGRLLIDDGKIPKEEMSMQRLRRYLADHPDERDNIFAYNESYVFFRAVDNGPLGSLEVTLTAARSIALDSRLFPKGALALMQTSIPIIGPAGELAGWRPVTRWALNQDTGGAIRGLQRADIYFGSGDQAGALAGYMNRPGRLYFLLLKPEAKN
- a CDS encoding metallopeptidase family protein, which produces MESLPRQFRAQLQNLEIVVEEWPSDQLLRSEGLDPDQDTLYGLYEGVPLPERSLLDPPMLPDKITIFAGPLLEDFPDAEDLREEIRLTVIHEIAHYFGMDDDEIEDLGY
- a CDS encoding ornithine cyclodeaminase family protein, with the protein product MLLINNQEVEKLFSMKDCLAALEDGYDDLMIGDAVYRPRLDLWMPCERPDGYYRWGTMEGASRKIGVFAIRMKSDVVYWPNGETEEKYCVEPGTWCGLVMVFSVRNGEPLAMINDGLLQHMRVGGCAGLGVKYLSREDACDVGIFGSGGMARSYLEAFYEVRKLKKVKVYSPTKANRERFAQEMTGKLDIEVVAVDAPEKVVRESDIVATCTDATQIVFDNPEWLKPGAHITCVRACEVGPKVIKQCDLSVKLGKNTIEAMDEGMVRLHGNVGYIAGQPEERARIPNPTVDNYKGDYFKYFMDVRSGKVPGRVNDKQVTFFINAGTQGLQFAACAGKVVELAKAAKVGRVLPTEWFLQDIRD
- a CDS encoding FAA hydrolase family protein, translating into MKILRFNDDRIGVIKDGNMVVDVSDTISARKAKGPQRVMEEIIEGWRKYKKRFDKILAEQSGVPLDTVQLKSPFARPGKFLAAFSNYIDRPERTADNFPNEYFYKSPDLVGPGESVNLRDIPACVVYQPEAEFAFIMGKTAENVPENKALDYVFGYVPIFDISTRGLLRRTQFVGKGQGSHGCCGPWIITKDEIPDPHNVVVKSWTNGEPRQNYNTKAMAHKLPNQIAWLSKFLTLSPGDIVATGTFHEGLMPVNPGDVIEIEFENMGRAKFNVKGNTPRKDVPWLPGKNQPTPPPGGGMHVV
- a CDS encoding ABC transporter permease, yielding MAASCWSRCSVICSIGCSCSGKRGRCAGATACARGSRLRMRSAKWHGWLFLLGLFALWEGAAQLEWLNPLIVPPLGKILGIFSELTLSGQIPQQILVSMKRAAAGYFLAAAVFIPLGIFMGLAPTVYRLFAVIVEMLRPVPPPVMIPVALLFFGLGDEMKIFVIFFSCAWPILLNTLDGVRHLDGVLLNTARTFGLSRRKIIWQVILPACSPQIITGLRVSLPIMLILVVISEMVGSTDGIGYFVLDAQRRFRVAQMYAGMLALALLGYALNQLFNWLIRLLLPWQRGMMRGRELE
- a CDS encoding ABC transporter permease; translation: MIAWRKFNWLGWLAFAALLLLWELAARSTPKLQLYFPPVSQIFSALGQALSAGPVARHLGVTVGRFLEGYLLSAALAVTLGVVLGYIKFLHGLFETVIEFLRPMPSVAIIPVAILLLGIGDAMIVAVTVYATLWPILINTIDGVRRVEPTLIDTGRTFGLKRRQILRQIILPGAAPYIVTGLRIGLSIALILVTTAEMIAGSKGLGFFILDEERAMNSANMYGGIVLVALLGYLLNRLFLLGEARALRWRHGMRTREST